The Paenibacillus spongiae nucleotide sequence GATGCAGGACGGAAGCTCCTGGCAGCAACCGATGCGACTTGGAAAACGAAGAAACCGGAAGGGCAATATACGGGATCTCCGAGAATGTCGTGCCAGCAAGGCTTCGCGGAAGTCATCGACGCAGCCAAGTGGGACACCGATTGGGTGCAAACGCATTATGATGATTCCGATTGGGCTCATGCGGATGCGATCGGCGCAGTTGGCACCGGTCCGTGGAAGTCGCTCGTACCGCGGGATATCCCATTCTTAACGGAAGAGAAGATTTATCCTTCCCGGATTCAATCCATCCGAAAAGTGAAGGCTCCTTCGTGGACAGCCGCAATCGACATTCGCGCTGCTTTTATGCCCGATACGGCAAATCATGCGAACATGGTCAACTATTCCGGGTATATCGCTACGAAGCTGATTCTGGAAGAAGCGGCTGCTGTTTCCATCGGATTTCCTGGTGGCGGCCGGCTGAGCAACGTGTGGGTAGACGGCGTAAAATGCGAACAATGGTATGGGGTGCTGCCGGAGCGTTATTGCGATTTGGAGCTGGAAGCCGGCGAGCATTTTATGCTGGTCGACATCACGGCGAAGGATCACGGCGGCAGCTACCACATTGCAATCAACAGCAAGGCGAAGTTCGAGCTCGTATCGCCGCTGGCGGGCGTTCTTCCCGGAGAGCCGCCGATTGCGATGATCGGGCCATTCCATGAAACCGTGGAAATCGGCTATATTGAGAAGCCTCCTCTGAACATGCAGCAGCCGGATTATTTGGCTGCGGCGGGAATTTCCAATGAAGAAGAGCTTCAGTCCTTCTCGGCTTGGACGAAGCCTCTATCAGCTGAATTTTATTGCGAGCATGATGTTTTCGGCGCAAGCGTATGGCAGCCGGAAGCAAGCAAAGGCAGCGTTACGCTTGATCTGATCCTCGGGATAACGGCTTCTCCGGAACCTGCGGTCATACCGCTTGCGCAAGGGTATGACACCGAGCTGCTTATTGATTTTGGCAAGGAATGGTCCGGATTCATTGGCTTCGAGCTCGAAGCGGACGCGGGAACGGTCATCGATCTGTACGGTGTGGAATATGTTCGCGACGATTGGCGCCAGCATACGTACGGACTGGACAATACGATCGGATATGTGAGCAAAGGCGGAAGACAGCAGTATCTTTCACCGGTCCGCCGGGGCTTCCGATACTTGATTCTGACCGTCCGCGGTGCGGTAAAGCCCGTGAAGTTGTACGAGGTTTACGTGAATCAGAGCAACTATCCGGTGACGGAGGCCGGCTCATTCCAGAGCTCGGATCCGCTTCTGAATCAAATTTGGGACATCAGCCGCCACACGACAAGGCTCTGCATGGAGGATACCTTCGTCGATTGTCCCGCTTATGAGCAGGTCTTCTGGGTGGGAGACAGCCGGAATGAGGCGCTGGTCAACTACTATGTATTCGGCAGCTTGGACATCGTTAAGCGCTGTTTGAACTTGGTCCCTGGCTCCAACGATATGACGCCTCTATACTTGGATCAAGTGCCGAGCGCCTGGAACAGCGTCATTCCGAACTGGACGTTCTTCTGGGCTATTGCCTGCGAAGAATATGTCGAGCATACGGGCGACAAACAATTTGCCGCATCGATTTGGCCGGCGGTCCGGCACACGCTGCTTCATTACCTGCAGAAGCTCGATGGATCGGGTCTGCTAAATATGAAGGGCTGGAATTTGCTTGATTGGGCGCCGATCGATCAGCCGGATGACGGCATCGTGACGCATCAGAATATGTTTCTGTGCAAAGCGCTGCTCAAAGCGGCCGATCTTGCGAAGACGGCAGGCGTAGCCGAGGAAGCGGCGGAATTCACGAAAGCCGCCCAGTCGTTGAAGGAAGCGATCAATCTTCATCTCTGGGATGACAAGCGTCAAGCTTACCTGGATTGTATCCATGCGGACGGCCGCAGATCGGATAACTTTAGTATGCAAACCCAGGTTGTCGCTTCATTGTGCGAGGTTGTCGAAGGGGAGCGCAAGGAACGTCTCGATTCCTACCTGCTGAACCCGCCTGCGGGCTTTGTTCAAATCGGCAG carries:
- a CDS encoding glycoside hydrolase family 78 protein; translation: MERQWMADWIWAGQVESPRNEWRWFRQTFDIPKELKELEDTQLRITADSRYVLYVNGTQVGRGPVRSWPAEQFYDTYDIGHLLKAGQKNAIAVLVMHFGVSNFYYLRGRGGLIAELTVDDKDAGRKLLAATDATWKTKKPEGQYTGSPRMSCQQGFAEVIDAAKWDTDWVQTHYDDSDWAHADAIGAVGTGPWKSLVPRDIPFLTEEKIYPSRIQSIRKVKAPSWTAAIDIRAAFMPDTANHANMVNYSGYIATKLILEEAAAVSIGFPGGGRLSNVWVDGVKCEQWYGVLPERYCDLELEAGEHFMLVDITAKDHGGSYHIAINSKAKFELVSPLAGVLPGEPPIAMIGPFHETVEIGYIEKPPLNMQQPDYLAAAGISNEEELQSFSAWTKPLSAEFYCEHDVFGASVWQPEASKGSVTLDLILGITASPEPAVIPLAQGYDTELLIDFGKEWSGFIGFELEADAGTVIDLYGVEYVRDDWRQHTYGLDNTIGYVSKGGRQQYLSPVRRGFRYLILTVRGAVKPVKLYEVYVNQSNYPVTEAGSFQSSDPLLNQIWDISRHTTRLCMEDTFVDCPAYEQVFWVGDSRNEALVNYYVFGSLDIVKRCLNLVPGSNDMTPLYLDQVPSAWNSVIPNWTFFWAIACEEYVEHTGDKQFAASIWPAVRHTLLHYLQKLDGSGLLNMKGWNLLDWAPIDQPDDGIVTHQNMFLCKALLKAADLAKTAGVAEEAAEFTKAAQSLKEAINLHLWDDKRQAYLDCIHADGRRSDNFSMQTQVVASLCEVVEGERKERLDSYLLNPPAGFVQIGSPFMSFFYYEALVHSGHFEHMLTDIRKNYGFMIEHDATTCWEMYANFSENRANSDLLSRSHCHAWSAAPGYFLGTSVLGVTRTGEGWSHAAVKPQPCGLSWARGRVPLPQGGLIEVSWRVDGNAMKLDVSAPHDVELDIQLPEGMTGEISVVRTEAGNIAAW